A genome region from Ligilactobacillus cholophilus includes the following:
- a CDS encoding peptidylprolyl isomerase PrsA yields the protein MKKLLVATLGVLTTFSLAACSKTVATTSGGKITEQEYYDKMKETQSGKQVLQQMILDKVLEKDYGNKVSKSDVNKQYDKLKDEYGSSFSQALEQNSLTPSSLKEQIRSNLLLRQAVIANTKITNKMLKEQWKSYEPNITVAHILVSKESEANDVINKLKEDGSYDNFKKLAKEYSTDSSTKDDGGKLPSFNNTDTQLDSSFKKAAFKLKPGQFTETPVKTSYGYQVIYCIKNPGKGKMSDHIKELKSQIIDEKMNDSTALQKIVSKVLKNGDVSIKDKDLENVLANYTSTNSTVNSQN from the coding sequence ATGAAAAAACTTCTTGTTGCAACCTTAGGGGTTTTGACAACATTTAGTCTTGCAGCCTGTTCTAAAACCGTTGCAACCACTTCTGGTGGCAAGATTACAGAACAAGAATATTATGACAAAATGAAAGAAACTCAAAGTGGTAAACAAGTATTACAACAAATGATTTTAGATAAAGTACTTGAAAAAGACTATGGTAATAAAGTTTCTAAATCAGATGTTAATAAACAATACGATAAATTAAAGGATGAATATGGTTCAAGCTTCTCTCAAGCATTAGAACAAAATAGTTTGACTCCTTCATCATTAAAGGAACAAATTCGTTCTAACTTATTACTTCGTCAAGCAGTAATTGCAAACACAAAGATTACAAATAAAATGCTTAAAGAACAATGGAAATCATATGAACCAAATATCACTGTTGCACATATTTTAGTTTCAAAAGAATCTGAAGCTAACGACGTTATCAATAAGTTAAAAGAAGATGGAAGCTATGATAACTTTAAAAAATTAGCTAAAGAATACTCTACTGATTCATCTACAAAAGATGATGGCGGAAAATTACCATCATTTAACAACACTGATACACAATTAGACAGTTCATTCAAAAAGGCAGCATTTAAACTTAAGCCAGGTCAATTTACTGAAACACCAGTTAAAACATCTTATGGCTATCAAGTTATCTACTGCATTAAGAACCCAGGCAAGGGTAAAATGTCTGATCACATTAAAGAATTAAAGAGTCAAATTATCGATGAAAAAATGAATGATTCTACTGCTCTTCAAAAGATTGTTTCTAAGGTATTGAAGAATGGTGATGTTTCAATCAAAGATAAAGACTTAGAAAATGTTTTAGCTAACTATACAAGTACAAATTCAACAGTAAACAGCCAAAACTAA
- a CDS encoding HIT family protein: MDNNCIFCKIINGDIPSTKVYEDDTVLAFLDISQATPGHTLLVPKKHVENIYDYDQQLAMDVLTKIPMIARAIEKSNPKIKGLNIINNNGEVAYQSVFHSHIHFIPRFTRDEDDFGMRFKDNSNAYTSEKLEKIASSIRENLED; this comes from the coding sequence ATGGATAATAACTGTATTTTTTGTAAAATTATCAATGGAGATATCCCAAGTACAAAAGTATATGAAGATGATACTGTGCTTGCTTTTTTAGACATATCTCAAGCAACACCAGGTCATACTTTACTCGTACCAAAAAAACATGTTGAAAATATCTATGATTATGATCAACAGTTAGCAATGGACGTTCTTACTAAAATACCAATGATTGCAAGAGCAATTGAAAAATCAAATCCTAAAATCAAGGGATTAAACATTATAAATAATAATGGTGAAGTTGCTTATCAATCTGTTTTTCACTCACATATTCATTTTATCCCACGTTTTACACGTGATGAAGATGATTTTGGAATGAGATTTAAAGATAATTCAAACGCATATACATCTGAAAAATTAGAAAAAATAGCATCTTCAATTCGTGAGAATTTGGAGGATTAA
- a CDS encoding ABC transporter ATP-binding protein — protein MTLKVSDLVGGYSQIPVLKNISFEVNPHELVGLIGLNGAGKSTTIKHIIGLLEPYSGKVTIDGQTLQEDPQVYKAKLAYIPETPILYDELTLKEHLELTIMAYDLDYKEAWKKAEDLLKMFRLDKKLDWFPNNFSKGMKQKVMIISAFMTNADIYIIDEPFYGLDPLAIKKLLDLIEKAKDNGAAILMSTHILSTAQEVCDRFVMINQGKVEAEGNLKALQQKIGSNNASLSDIYFKITQGENEHE, from the coding sequence ATGACACTAAAGGTTAGTGATTTAGTTGGAGGATACTCTCAAATTCCAGTATTAAAGAACATTTCCTTTGAGGTTAATCCACATGAATTAGTTGGACTAATTGGACTAAATGGAGCAGGTAAATCAACAACTATTAAGCATATAATTGGTTTATTAGAACCTTATTCTGGAAAAGTAACAATTGATGGTCAAACTTTGCAAGAAGATCCTCAAGTATATAAAGCTAAACTCGCATATATACCAGAAACGCCAATTTTATATGATGAATTAACATTGAAAGAACATCTAGAGTTAACAATAATGGCATACGATTTAGATTATAAAGAGGCTTGGAAAAAAGCAGAAGACTTGTTAAAAATGTTTCGTCTAGATAAAAAATTAGATTGGTTTCCAAATAATTTTTCTAAAGGAATGAAACAAAAAGTGATGATTATATCTGCTTTTATGACAAATGCAGATATATATATTATTGATGAGCCATTTTATGGTTTAGATCCACTTGCAATAAAAAAATTATTAGATTTAATAGAAAAAGCTAAAGACAATGGAGCAGCCATATTGATGTCTACTCACATTTTATCAACCGCTCAAGAAGTATGTGATCGGTTTGTTATGATAAATCAGGGAAAAGTAGAAGCAGAAGGTAATTTAAAAGCTTTACAACAAAAAATTGGCAGCAATAATGCATCATTATCTGATATTTATTTTAAGATTACACAAGGAGAAAATGAACATGAATAA
- a CDS encoding ABC transporter permease, with the protein MNNLWNQRLNKYQKKLLKYLRFVFNDHFIIALFFILGAACYGYFILIDNYITKYTFQDKLVAVIILYLFLQIGKIATLLSKPDIVFLLPKDYEINKYLKCALKHSFFINTIMQGSLVIIVVPFLVRVLGFNIVEWIVILISQIILKYSLLLLKKFDLFNTRWTRSTPGIIVYYILPLLAILCGIFFSSWLELIISIGLIILTNALQNKIQNNHIFKWNQAIELEESRVRRIYKFFSLFTYVPEVSETIKERKYLDFLLPKYSKDQNKTYLYLYWRGFWRNPEYSGIFIRLTLISLIIGCFVNLYWLSILLILLFIYLTGFQLLPLYNQYSDNIFTHLYPLNEKIREKNFKNVLLKILIVQILILTIVIFIKTMSIIKALIFIALAMIIMFFLIKVVLKRQLIKMA; encoded by the coding sequence ATGAATAATTTGTGGAATCAACGATTAAATAAATATCAAAAAAAACTTTTGAAATATTTACGCTTTGTATTTAATGATCATTTTATTATTGCACTATTTTTTATTTTAGGTGCAGCTTGTTATGGATATTTTATTTTAATTGACAATTATATAACTAAATATACATTTCAAGATAAACTAGTCGCAGTTATTATTTTATATCTGTTTTTACAAATTGGTAAAATTGCTACTTTATTAAGTAAGCCTGATATAGTTTTTTTATTACCAAAAGATTATGAAATTAATAAATATTTGAAATGCGCATTAAAACATAGTTTTTTCATTAATACAATAATGCAGGGATCTCTTGTAATTATAGTAGTACCTTTTCTTGTGCGCGTTTTAGGATTTAATATAGTTGAATGGATTGTAATTTTAATAAGTCAAATTATTTTAAAGTATAGTTTATTATTGTTGAAAAAATTTGATTTATTTAATACAAGATGGACCAGATCAACTCCAGGAATTATCGTTTATTATATTCTGCCATTATTAGCTATTTTATGTGGTATTTTCTTTTCTTCATGGTTAGAATTAATAATTTCAATTGGATTAATAATTTTAACCAATGCACTTCAAAATAAAATACAGAATAATCATATATTTAAGTGGAATCAAGCAATTGAATTAGAAGAATCAAGGGTAAGAAGAATTTATAAATTTTTTAGTTTATTTACCTATGTACCTGAAGTATCAGAAACAATAAAGGAACGTAAGTATTTAGATTTTCTTTTACCTAAATACTCTAAAGATCAAAATAAAACATATTTATATTTATATTGGCGTGGATTTTGGAGAAATCCAGAATATAGTGGGATTTTTATAAGGTTAACATTAATTAGTTTAATTATTGGATGTTTTGTCAATTTATATTGGTTATCAATTTTATTAATTCTATTATTTATTTATTTAACAGGTTTTCAACTTTTACCACTTTATAATCAATATTCAGATAACATATTTACACATCTGTATCCTTTAAATGAAAAAATACGTGAAAAGAACTTTAAAAATGTTTTACTAAAAATTCTGATTGTACAAATTTTAATTTTAACAATTGTTATTTTTATTAAGACAATGTCAATAATCAAAGCATTAATTTTTATAGCATTAGCAATGATTATAATGTTTTTCTTAATAAAGGTTGTATTAAAACGACAATTGATAAAAATGGCTTGA
- a CDS encoding phosphotransferase family protein — MDSNPKKGWRILPVGGNTGMAYMGEKNDRRLFLKRNTSPFLAALSLEEITPRLVWTKRMVSGDTLTAQEWMNGRNLHRNEMKQSQVSDLLARVHHSELLKRMWKQVGGKITTPQTLIDECYINISPDLRSHPLISKVLKALNDNQPQLECSNYEVCHGDLNHKNCLLSDTGKLYLVDWDSAKLADPALDLSMLMCRYVPRDEWQNWLKQYLKAEPSDSLKKRIVWYTFLNLIQAIEESHRRGRFHEMNQDIIKLSEIVKDQSYYEI, encoded by the coding sequence ATGGATTCCAATCCCAAAAAAGGTTGGCGCATTCTCCCAGTAGGTGGCAATACTGGAATGGCATATATGGGTGAAAAAAATGATCGACGTTTATTTTTGAAAAGGAATACTTCTCCATTTTTGGCAGCTTTATCTTTAGAGGAAATCACTCCAAGACTTGTTTGGACTAAGAGAATGGTTTCTGGTGATACATTAACTGCACAAGAATGGATGAATGGACGTAATTTACACCGAAACGAAATGAAACAATCACAGGTATCTGATTTATTGGCTCGTGTTCATCATTCTGAATTATTAAAAAGAATGTGGAAACAGGTTGGTGGAAAAATTACAACTCCTCAAACATTGATTGATGAATGTTATATTAATATATCACCTGATTTACGAAGCCATCCTCTAATTTCAAAAGTATTAAAAGCTTTGAATGATAATCAACCACAGCTGGAGTGCTCGAATTATGAAGTATGTCATGGCGATTTAAATCATAAAAATTGTTTACTATCTGACACAGGAAAACTTTACTTAGTTGATTGGGATTCTGCTAAATTAGCAGATCCTGCATTAGATTTAAGTATGTTAATGTGCCGGTATGTCCCACGTGATGAATGGCAAAATTGGTTAAAGCAATATTTAAAAGCAGAACCTAGTGATAGTTTGAAAAAACGTATTGTTTGGTATACATTTTTGAATTTAATTCAGGCAATTGAAGAAAGTCATCGACGTGGTCGTTTCCATGAAATGAACCAAGACATAATTAAATTATCAGAAATTGTAAAAGATCAAAGTTATTATGAAATTTAA
- the trmB gene encoding tRNA (guanosine(46)-N7)-methyltransferase TrmB — MRLRNRPWAKPLIEENPQYVVTSPEEFKGKWDTRFEKEAPLFIEIGMGKGQFIVEMAKQHPENNYIGMELQTVATGYALKKQLENKLPNLQLVRANGAALTEYFEKDEVDGIYLNFSDPWPKKRQAKRRLTYPTFLKQYQSVMKKQGHIEFKTDNRGLFEYSIVSMNNFGMEFDQIWLDLHATPDLTDNVLTEYEEKFRKKGPIYKLEAHFK, encoded by the coding sequence ATGAGACTTAGAAATCGTCCCTGGGCTAAGCCGCTAATTGAAGAAAATCCCCAATATGTAGTTACATCTCCTGAAGAATTTAAGGGAAAATGGGATACAAGATTTGAAAAAGAAGCCCCATTATTTATTGAAATTGGAATGGGAAAGGGCCAATTTATTGTTGAAATGGCAAAACAACATCCAGAAAATAATTATATTGGAATGGAATTACAAACTGTTGCAACAGGTTATGCGTTAAAAAAACAACTTGAAAATAAATTACCTAATTTGCAACTGGTTCGCGCAAATGGTGCTGCATTAACAGAATATTTTGAGAAAGATGAAGTTGATGGCATTTATTTAAACTTTTCTGATCCTTGGCCTAAAAAAAGACAGGCCAAAAGAAGATTGACATATCCTACATTTTTAAAGCAATATCAAAGTGTAATGAAGAAACAAGGACATATAGAATTTAAAACGGATAATCGTGGCTTGTTCGAGTATTCAATTGTTTCTATGAATAACTTTGGAATGGAATTTGATCAAATTTGGTTGGATTTACATGCAACACCTGATTTAACAGATAATGTATTAACTGAATATGAAGAGAAATTTAGAAAAAAAGGTCCAATTTATAAACTAGAAGCTCACTTTAAGTAG
- a CDS encoding thioredoxin family protein: protein MEKLEKTNLKELENKLSKGKYVLFFTADWCPDCRFIKPAMSEIEEEYSEFDFIKIDRDENIELCDEMSIMGIPSFVVFKNGQEVSRFVNKERKTKQEVEKFLDSVK from the coding sequence ATGGAAAAGTTAGAAAAAACTAATTTAAAAGAATTAGAGAATAAACTTTCCAAGGGAAAGTATGTATTATTTTTTACAGCCGACTGGTGTCCGGATTGTCGGTTTATTAAACCAGCAATGAGTGAAATTGAGGAAGAATATTCAGAATTCGATTTTATAAAAATTGATCGTGATGAGAATATTGAATTATGTGATGAAATGTCAATTATGGGAATTCCAAGTTTTGTTGTATTTAAAAATGGACAAGAAGTTAGCCGATTTGTAAATAAAGAACGCAAAACTAAACAAGAAGTTGAAAAATTTTTAGATAGTGTGAAATGA
- the ytpR gene encoding YtpR family tRNA-binding protein: MLIASYNPKHLGDVLITMINPDVKEQSFEKKEDVVRIFNKENNQTIGYNFFEISKVLSGLNGNGQIKLTTDQVNVLNQHLKELGFKDLLTFDNEPKFVVGYVKKMEEHPDSDHLHITQTLVDNDKILQIVCGAPNIQEGQTVVVAKEGAMMPTGAMIWNGKLRGVESDGMICSARELNLPNAPQKRGILVLPADEYHAGDEFDFDKAATLFVEN, translated from the coding sequence ATGTTAATAGCTAGTTATAATCCAAAACATCTTGGGGATGTTTTAATTACAATGATTAATCCAGATGTAAAAGAACAGTCATTTGAAAAAAAAGAAGATGTAGTTCGTATTTTTAATAAAGAAAATAATCAAACGATTGGATATAACTTTTTTGAAATTTCAAAAGTATTGTCTGGATTAAATGGAAATGGACAAATCAAATTAACGACAGACCAAGTAAATGTATTAAATCAACATTTAAAAGAGTTAGGCTTTAAAGATCTATTAACATTTGACAATGAACCAAAATTTGTAGTGGGTTATGTAAAGAAAATGGAAGAACATCCAGATTCTGACCATTTACACATTACTCAAACGTTAGTGGATAATGATAAAATATTACAAATTGTTTGTGGAGCACCTAATATTCAAGAAGGTCAGACAGTCGTTGTTGCTAAAGAAGGGGCAATGATGCCTACTGGTGCAATGATTTGGAACGGCAAATTACGCGGTGTAGAGAGTGATGGCATGATTTGCTCAGCAAGAGAATTGAATCTTCCAAATGCACCTCAAAAACGTGGTATTTTAGTATTACCGGCAGATGAATATCATGCAGGTGATGAATTTGATTTTGATAAAGCTGCAACATTATTTGTAGAAAATTAA
- a CDS encoding DNA translocase FtsK produces the protein MKHYDGPAFFRRAKNDNIKKQNSEKNINENEEENKVEPVNEYNHKEFHPSYIPPSVLSFRSNNLRQKYKNLIFEIKKEDDNYLLFDDSQDDDVIDLIHKELDSVQSQQVEEDMTSTEEITDNEFDKQTSEKDNEQIYQHEIYNSEIDQSEIMDKNIEDTKTEYSEPTVEKISESTDEDEFETKACRVKDNFEKNSEVHQFKSEKEDEEIDVKDESNAVTEEQEPEKNHALNKSLSDILSAENNAQHNLKIFDTNNDEDHGAVDMHNNEYKGYQLPPLSLLPAPIAHNSSQTEEWALSQSQILNETFKAFNVKAEVKDWTVGPTVTQFEVTLALGVKVSKITNLADDLKLALAAKDIRIEAPISGKSSVGIEIPNKFSRPVMLSEVLNSPQFKNAKSPLTVALGVDLFGIPQITNIHDMPHGLIAGATGSGKSVFINSLLVSLLYKATPQDVKLLLIDPKTVEMAPYEGLPHLLAPVISDPQAATASLKWAVEEMNQRYEKLAAAGVRDIDAFNKKAEDTGEYGLHMPYIVIIIDELADLMMTASAEISDYIGQITAKARACGIHLLVATQRPSVDVITGTMKNNIPTRIAFMVSSQIDSRTIIDSSGAEKLLGKGDMLYLGNGKSQAKRLQGTYINDDKIDEVVAFVKQQGKPQYAFDPENLKKKELSHENEDELLPRVLDYIVNEESISTSKLQRVFSIGYNRAARIIEELEKRQYISPARGSKPRKVFLTQEELDKLLGE, from the coding sequence ATGAAACATTATGATGGGCCAGCTTTTTTTAGAAGAGCAAAAAATGATAATATAAAAAAACAAAATTCAGAAAAAAATATTAACGAAAATGAAGAAGAAAATAAAGTAGAACCAGTTAATGAATATAATCATAAGGAATTTCATCCTAGTTATATTCCACCTTCTGTCTTAAGTTTTAGATCAAATAATTTGAGACAAAAGTATAAAAACCTAATTTTTGAAATTAAAAAAGAAGATGATAATTACTTATTATTTGATGATTCTCAAGATGATGACGTAATTGATTTAATTCATAAAGAGTTAGATAGTGTTCAAAGTCAACAAGTTGAAGAGGACATGACTTCAACAGAAGAAATAACAGATAATGAATTCGATAAACAAACATCTGAGAAAGATAATGAGCAAATTTATCAACATGAGATTTATAATTCTGAAATTGACCAATCAGAAATTATGGATAAAAACATAGAAGATACTAAAACAGAATATAGTGAACCAACTGTAGAAAAAATTTCAGAGTCAACAGATGAAGATGAATTCGAAACAAAAGCATGTCGAGTTAAAGATAATTTTGAAAAGAATTCTGAAGTGCATCAATTTAAATCTGAAAAAGAAGATGAAGAGATTGATGTTAAGGATGAATCTAATGCTGTTACAGAGGAACAGGAACCTGAAAAAAATCATGCATTGAACAAATCACTTTCTGATATTTTAAGCGCAGAAAACAATGCACAACATAATTTGAAAATTTTTGATACAAATAATGATGAAGATCATGGAGCAGTTGATATGCATAATAATGAATATAAAGGATATCAACTACCACCATTATCTTTATTACCAGCTCCTATTGCTCATAATAGTAGTCAAACTGAGGAATGGGCTTTAAGTCAATCGCAAATTTTAAACGAAACTTTTAAAGCATTTAATGTTAAAGCTGAAGTGAAAGATTGGACTGTAGGGCCTACAGTAACACAGTTTGAAGTAACACTTGCATTAGGTGTAAAAGTTAGCAAAATAACAAATCTAGCTGATGATTTAAAATTAGCTTTAGCTGCTAAAGATATTAGAATTGAAGCACCAATTTCCGGTAAAAGTAGTGTAGGAATTGAAATTCCTAATAAATTTTCACGGCCAGTAATGCTTTCTGAAGTTTTAAATTCGCCACAATTTAAAAATGCTAAGTCACCTCTAACAGTTGCTTTAGGAGTTGATTTATTTGGAATTCCACAAATTACTAATATTCATGATATGCCTCATGGATTAATTGCTGGTGCAACAGGTTCAGGGAAATCAGTATTTATTAATAGTTTACTAGTTTCATTACTGTATAAAGCAACTCCTCAAGATGTAAAATTACTTTTAATTGATCCTAAGACAGTTGAAATGGCACCATATGAAGGATTACCACACCTTTTAGCTCCGGTTATTTCTGATCCGCAAGCTGCAACGGCATCTTTAAAATGGGCAGTTGAAGAGATGAATCAAAGATATGAAAAATTAGCAGCTGCTGGAGTTAGGGATATAGATGCGTTTAATAAAAAAGCTGAAGATACAGGTGAATATGGTCTTCATATGCCATATATTGTAATTATTATTGATGAGTTAGCTGATTTAATGATGACAGCATCTGCTGAAATTTCAGATTATATTGGTCAAATCACAGCTAAAGCTAGAGCGTGTGGAATTCATTTGTTAGTAGCTACTCAACGTCCAAGTGTTGATGTAATTACTGGAACAATGAAGAACAATATCCCAACAAGAATTGCATTTATGGTATCAAGCCAAATTGATTCTAGAACGATTATCGATTCATCTGGTGCTGAAAAGTTGTTGGGAAAAGGTGATATGTTATATTTGGGCAATGGAAAGAGCCAAGCTAAAAGGCTTCAAGGAACGTATATCAATGATGATAAAATTGATGAAGTAGTAGCTTTTGTAAAACAGCAAGGTAAACCGCAATATGCATTTGATCCAGAAAACTTAAAGAAAAAAGAATTAAGTCATGAAAATGAAGATGAATTACTTCCTCGGGTATTAGATTATATCGTTAATGAAGAAAGCATCTCTACATCTAAATTACAGCGAGTATTTTCAATTGGATATAATCGGGCAGCTCGTATTATTGAAGAATTAGAAAAAAGACAATATATTTCACCAGCACGTGGTTCAAAACCTCGGAAAGTATTCTTAACTCAAGAAGAATTAGATAAGTTACTTGGTGAATAA
- the murC gene encoding UDP-N-acetylmuramate--L-alanine ligase, whose amino-acid sequence MNMDATYFFVGIKGTGMSSLALILHDKGCKVMGSDIDKYTFTQRGLEQAGIKILSFDKDNIKKDMIIVAGNAFDDDQEEIKRAKELGLKVMRYPEVVEMIIEETTSIGVAGAHGKTSTTGLLAHVLSGVSPTSYLVGDGSGKGTPDARFFVFEADEYRRHFVAYHPDYAIMTNIDFDHPDYFTGIEDVCDAFETLAKQTKKGIFAWGEDKYLRKIKANVPVYYYGTEENDDFIAKNIKRTTQGSSFDVFFHDQFLGNFETHLFGEHNVLNTLAVIAVSYFEKIDLDQIKKQLLTFKGVKRRFTEKTVADMVIIDDYAHHPHEIRATLDAARQQYPNKKLIAVFQPHTFTRTIALMDDFAESLNIADQVYLTDIFGSIRENSGNVSSADLGKKITKGGEVLKLDNMSPLLDYHDAVVIFMGAGDIQKYERVYEQLLSELSLNNN is encoded by the coding sequence ATGAACATGGATGCAACATATTTTTTTGTTGGAATTAAAGGAACAGGAATGAGTTCACTTGCTTTAATTTTGCATGATAAAGGATGCAAAGTTATGGGATCTGACATTGATAAATATACTTTTACGCAACGAGGGTTAGAACAAGCTGGAATTAAAATATTATCTTTTGATAAAGATAATATCAAAAAAGATATGATAATCGTTGCTGGAAATGCATTTGATGATGATCAAGAAGAAATTAAACGAGCAAAAGAGTTAGGCTTAAAAGTAATGCGCTATCCAGAAGTTGTTGAGATGATTATTGAAGAAACAACAAGTATTGGAGTTGCAGGGGCTCACGGTAAAACAAGTACAACAGGGCTTTTAGCCCACGTATTAAGTGGTGTTTCACCTACAAGTTATTTAGTAGGTGATGGTTCAGGAAAAGGTACACCTGATGCACGTTTCTTTGTCTTTGAAGCTGACGAATATAGAAGACATTTTGTGGCATATCATCCTGACTATGCAATTATGACCAATATAGATTTTGATCATCCTGATTATTTTACAGGAATTGAAGATGTATGTGATGCATTTGAAACCTTAGCAAAGCAAACCAAAAAGGGTATTTTTGCATGGGGTGAAGATAAGTATTTACGGAAAATAAAAGCAAATGTTCCAGTATATTATTATGGAACTGAAGAAAATGATGATTTCATAGCTAAAAATATTAAACGAACAACACAAGGTTCAAGTTTTGATGTTTTCTTCCATGATCAATTTTTGGGTAATTTTGAAACACATTTGTTTGGTGAACACAATGTATTAAATACACTAGCTGTAATTGCTGTTAGTTATTTTGAAAAGATTGATTTAGATCAAATCAAAAAACAATTACTTACATTCAAGGGTGTAAAGCGTCGTTTTACAGAAAAGACGGTTGCTGACATGGTTATTATTGATGACTATGCTCATCATCCACATGAAATTCGTGCTACGTTAGATGCTGCAAGACAACAATATCCAAATAAAAAGTTAATTGCAGTTTTCCAACCTCATACATTTACGCGTACCATTGCTTTAATGGATGACTTTGCAGAAAGTTTAAATATTGCAGATCAAGTTTATTTAACTGATATTTTTGGGTCTATTCGTGAAAACAGTGGAAATGTTTCTTCTGCTGATTTAGGTAAGAAAATTACTAAGGGTGGCGAAGTATTAAAATTGGATAATATGTCACCATTATTAGATTATCATGATGCAGTAGTAATATTTATGGGTGCAGGTGATATTCAAAAATATGAACGTGTATATGAACAATTATTAAGCGAATTAAGTTTAAATAATAATTAA
- a CDS encoding Bax inhibitor-1/YccA family protein, with translation MNNFDQQSSLNTQGLNQFLSKMYAYMAGAIAISAIMAYVTARFLASTIFSSPLTMIVLGIILIAMVFSLSFNPNRAPAMSIAMLFIYAAIEGILFSSILTVYASKDITMAFVSAAVVFVVLSVFGLNTKKDLSRIGRQAMAALFALFIVSIINLFLKSAAIEYVFSYIGVVIFTILTAWDTQRMKQLYVEYGNQIGVTNLAINGALQLYLDFINIFIYLLEIFGNNSDNN, from the coding sequence ATGAATAATTTTGATCAACAATCATCTTTGAATACTCAAGGATTAAATCAATTTCTTTCAAAGATGTATGCCTACATGGCGGGAGCAATTGCTATCTCTGCAATAATGGCATATGTTACAGCAAGATTTTTAGCAAGTACTATTTTTTCAAGTCCATTAACAATGATTGTGCTTGGAATTATTTTAATTGCGATGGTATTTTCATTATCATTTAATCCTAATCGAGCACCAGCGATGAGCATTGCAATGTTATTTATTTATGCAGCAATTGAGGGGATTCTCTTTTCTTCAATTTTAACTGTTTATGCCTCAAAAGATATTACAATGGCTTTTGTATCAGCTGCTGTAGTTTTTGTAGTTTTAAGTGTGTTTGGATTAAATACAAAAAAAGACCTATCTAGGATTGGACGACAAGCAATGGCTGCATTATTTGCATTATTTATTGTTTCAATAATCAATTTATTTTTAAAGAGTGCAGCAATTGAATATGTGTTCAGTTATATTGGAGTTGTTATTTTCACAATTTTAACGGCTTGGGATACTCAAAGAATGAAACAATTATATGTTGAATATGGTAATCAAATAGGTGTTACTAATTTAGCTATAAATGGAGCTTTACAACTTTATTTAGATTTTATTAATATTTTTATTTACTTATTAGAAATTTTTGGAAATAACAGTGACAATAATTAA